One Triticum dicoccoides isolate Atlit2015 ecotype Zavitan chromosome 5B, WEW_v2.0, whole genome shotgun sequence genomic window carries:
- the LOC119305119 gene encoding syntaxin-132-like codes for MNNLLTDSFELPPWDSSRDWGDVEMGMHQPGASDNLKGFFKKVHGIKSLIAKLTSLLTKLQTANEESKAVTKASAMKAIKKQMEKDIDAVMKIARMAKTKIDELEKDNLSNTEKPGCGKGSAVDQLREQTTGAVKKKLKKRMDDFQVLRESIRQEYREVVERRVFIVTGNRPDEQRIDDLTETGRSKQIFKDAVQQQGRGRILDTVAEIQERHDAVRDLERKLVELQQIVLDTAVLVDAQGDMTDDIAKHVSKATNYVQEGVEALQKAKKLQKNSRMCMCSAIIVLLLILVIVVLVVIKPGKKKLLSTT; via the exons atgAACAACCTACTAACC GATTCCTTTGAGCTTCCCCCGTGGGATTCCTCAAGAGATTGGGGGGATGTTGAAATGGGGATGCATCAGCCCGGCGCCTCTGATAATTTAAAAGGCTTCTTCAAGAAG GTTCATGGAATCAAGAGCCTAATAGCTAAGCTGACGAGTCTCTTGACTAAGCTCCAG ACTGCAAATGAGGAATCAAAAGCAGTTACAAAAGCAAGCGCCATGAAAG CAATTAAGAAGCAAATGGAGAAAGATATTGATGCAGTGATGAAAATTGCTCGTATGGCAAAAACAAAAATTGATGAACTGGAAAAAGAT AACTTATCCAACACGGAGAAACCTGGATGTGGGAAGGGCTCTGCGGTAGATCAATTAAGGGAACAGACTACTGG AGCAGTGAAAAAGAAGTTAAAGAAACGGATGGACGATTTTCAG GTATTGAGAGAATCAATCCGGCAGGAGTACCGGGAAGTTGTTGAAAGAAGGGTATTTATTGTAACTGGTAATCGCCCTGATGAACAG AGAATTGATGATTTAACCGAGACAGGGAGAAGCAAGCAAATTTTCAAAGATGCGGTTCAACAGCAGGGGAGAGGCCGG ATACTGGATACTGTTGCTGAGATACAAGAGCGGCATGATGCTGTAAGAGATCTAGAGAgaaagcttgtggagttgcagcAG ATAGTCCTGGATACGGCAGTATTGGTTGACGCTCAAGGAGACATGACGGACGACATAGCGAAACAT GTTTCAAAAGCTACCAACTACGTACAGGAAGGTGTGGAAGCTCTCCAGAAGGCAAAGAAGCTTCAGAAGAACTCGAGAATGTGCATGTGCTCCGCCATAATAGTTCTCCTGCTGATACTGGTTATCGTCGTACTGGTGGTTATCAAGCCAGGGAAGAAGAAACTCTTGAGCACGACCTGA